The following are encoded together in the Fusarium keratoplasticum isolate Fu6.1 chromosome 1, whole genome shotgun sequence genome:
- a CDS encoding Gamma-glutamylcyclotransferase has translation MTVQNAQDTSEFWLYGYGSLIWKPPPHFDRRIPGWVNGYVRRFWQDHRGTPEAPGRVVTLIERSYWEQLKDKDGHASAPERVWGVAYRIIPEKVAEVKEYLDIREINGYSIHYAPFHPADGSPSINTLVYIGTPENDQFVGPQDPQELAEHITRSQGPSGPNIDYLLNLEEALNELAPDSGDVHIHDLARRVRELQSSGKIAHLNPTPTTHQQKHSTEEAEEIEDPSP, from the exons GGAAGCCTCCGCCACACTTCG ATCGGAGAATCCCTGGATGGGTCAACGGCTATGTCCGACGTTTCTGGCAG GATCACCGAGGCACACCCGAGGCTCCCGGTCGTGTTGTCACTCTTATTGAGAGGTCTTACTGGGAACAGTTAAAGGATAAAGACGGTCACGCATCTGCACCGGAGCGTGTCTGGGGTGTCGCTTATCGAATCATTCCCGAAAAggtcgccgaggtcaaggaaTATCTTGACATCCGCGAGATCAATGGTTACTCTATCCACTACGCCCCCTTTCACCCTGCCGACGGCTCACCCTCGATCAACACCCTCGTCTACATCGGCACTCCGGAGAACGACCAGTTCGTCGGCCCCCAGGATCCCCAGGAGCTTGCCGAGCACATTACCCGCAGCCAAGGGCCCAGCGGCCCCAACATTGACTACCTCCTGAACCTCGAGGAAGCCCTCAACGAACTGGCCCCGGACAGCGGCGATGTTCACATCCACGACCTCGCTCGCCGTGTCAGGGAGCTCCAGAGCAGCGGCAAAATCGCACACCTGAACCCTACGCCGACCACCCATCAGCAAAAGCACAGCACCGAAGAGGCGGAAGAGATTGAAGACCCAAGCCCCTGA
- a CDS encoding Golgi apparatus membrane protein TVP23: MDATQPQPAAGSLSWRLSAHPITLLTFLAFRIASILVYFLGGLLLTDSMIMIFIITILLLAADFYYIKNIAGRRLVGLRWWNEVDPQTGDSQWVFESSEPGTKVVNATDSRFFWLALYLQPMLWVIMAILALVSLSFMWLPLVIIALVLTIMNTLAFSRCDKFSNASNLAGSAFGTSNLAGSIATNMVSNWFSRS; the protein is encoded by the exons ATGGATGCCACGCAACCACAGCCCGCCGCGGGCTCTCTTAGCTGGCGCCTCAGCGCGCATCCCATCACGCTCCTGACGTTTCTCGCTTTCCGGATAG CGAGCATCCTGGTCTACTTTCTAGGTGGTCTCTTGTTGACAGATAGCAT GATCatgatcttcatcatcaccatcctcctcctcgccgccgactTCTACTACATCAAGAACATTGCGGGCCGccgcctcgtcggcctccgGTGGTGGAACGAGGTCGACCCCCAGACGGGCGACTCGCAGTGGGTGTTTGAGAGCAGCGAGCCCGGCACAAAGGTGGTCAACGCCACCGACAGCCGCTTCTTCTGGCTCGCCCTGTACCTGCAGCCCATGCTCTgggtcatcatggccatcctGGCGCTCGTGTCGCTGTCCTTTATGTGGCTGCCGCTCGTCA TCATCGCTCTTGTCCTCACCATCATGAACACCCTCGCCTTCTCCCGCTGCGACAAGTTCAGCAACGCCTCCAACCTCGCCGGCAGCGCCTTTGGCACCAGCAACCTGGCAGGCAGCATCGCGACCAACATGGTCAGCAACTGGTTCTCGCGCAGCTGA
- a CDS encoding RRM domain-containing protein: protein MSKLFIGGLAWHTEEATLRQKFEEFGPVEEAVVVKDRDTGRSRGFGFVRYTQEGDAQKAIATMNNVEFDGRTIRVDKASDNGPRGGFGRGGGGGFGRGFGGPMPYGMGPPGPGYQVPPPNMYAPMPYGRGYPPPQQQAYGTPPQGFVAPQFGYPDPSQQQLPPQPQQPPQGGRGY from the exons ATGTCGAAGCTTTTCATCGG TGGCCTAGCATGGCACACTGAGGAGGCTACTCTTCGCCAGAAGTTCGAGGAGTTTGGCCCCGTCGAGGAAGCT GTTGTGGTCAAGGACCGCGATACCGGCCGCAGCCGCGGCTTTGGATTTGTGCGATACACCCAGGAGGGAGACGCCCAGAAAGCCATCGCCACCATGAACAACGTCGA GTTTGACGGACGAACGATTCGAGTTGACAAGGCATCCGACAACGGCCCCCGAGGCGGATTCGGtagaggcggcggcggcggctttgGACGAGGCTTCGGAGGGCCTATGCCGTACGGCATGGGTCCCCCTGGACCCGGCTACCAAGTCCCACCCCCGAACATGTACGCTCCGATGCCGTATGGTCGTGGTTACCCTccgccgcagcagcaggcttACGGCACGCCTCCCCAAG GATTCGTGGCGCCGCAGTTTGGATACCCCGACCCatctcagcagcagctcccTCCTCAGCCCCAGCAACCTCCCCAGGGCGGACGAGGCTATTAG
- a CDS encoding Protein phosphatase → MPSPPSSTLAALPTTFLPSLTVRRLAHTTTWRPCRERWFASAATPLSHNPPVLPFRFETGIGLFAKRTPRPFPPPFLSPPSTSFTDPLSTHHQSRDRRAFVNGELIRGKTNGDDAVYASDYFICANDGVGAWATRPRGHAGLWSRLILHFWSAAIEEQRIRCLSSEPPQEPDPVASLQTAYEQTLEATTSHDCLGTTTACGAQLHFKTCPDDEEQTSPVLYVTNVGDCKVMVLRPSAERVIYKTVEQWHWFDCPRQLGTNSPDTPTGNAVMDKVDLEVGDIVLAMSDGVIDNLWEHEIVTRILKSVREWESGEHAEAHQGDRTGGRNGGMRIAAQDLMAAAKEIAVDPFAESPFMEHAIEEGLASEGGKLDDISVVAALCVKNEI, encoded by the exons ATGCCCAgtccaccatcttcaactctGGCGGCCCTCCCGACAACCTTCCTACCATCGCTCACGGTGCGACGCCTGGCACACACGACGACATGGCGACCATGTCGCGAGAGGTGGTTCGCTTCCGCAGCGACACCGCTTTCACATAACCCTCCCGTCTTGCCCTTTCGATTCGAAACTGGCATCGGCCTGTTCGCCAAACGAACGCCCCGCCCGTTCCCCCCGCCATTTCTCTCCCCTCCGTCTACGTCCTTCACAGATCCTCTGAGTACGCATCACCAGAGCCGCGACCGTCGCGCCTTTGTCAACGGGGAGCTTATCAGAGGCAAGACAAACGGCGACGATGCTGTCTACGCCAGCGATTATTTCATCTGTGCCAACGACGGTGTGGGAGCCTGGGCGACCCGTCCGAGAGGGCATGCTGG ACTCTGGTCAAGACTGATTCTTCATTTCTGGTCGGCTGCTATTGAGGAGCAGCGCATCCGTTGTCTCTCATCGGAgcctcctcaagaacctgACCCCGTTGCCAGTCTACAGACCGCGTACGAACAGACCCTCGAAGCGACAACGTCGCACGACTGCTTAGGTACAACGACGGCCTGTGGCGCGCAGTTGCACTTCAAAACCTGCCCAGACGATGAGGAGCAAACATCGCCTGTTCTCTACGTAACTAATGTCGGCGACTGCAAGGTCATGGTCCTCCGGCCAAGTGCCGAGAGGGTGATTTACAAGACGGTGGAGCAGTGGCACTGGTTCGACTGCCCGCGGCAGCTGGGGACCAACAGCCCCGACACTCCCACCGGCAATGCGGTTATGGACAAGGTCGATCTAGAAGTTGGCGACATTGTGCTTGCGATGAGCGACGGGGTAATCGACAATCTCTGGGAACATGAGATTGTAACAAGGATACTCAAGAGCGTGAGGGAATGGGAGTCTGGGGAGCACGCAGAGGCGCACCAGGGTGATCGCACCGGTGGTCGCAATGGAGGGATGAGGATAGCAGCGCAAGATCTTATGGCTGCTGCAAAGGAGATTGCCGTGGATCCTTTCGCTGAAAGTCCATTCATGGAGCATGCGATCGAGGAAGGCTTGGCGAGTGAAGGTG GAAAACTCGACGATATCAGCGTTGTCGCAGCCCTCTGCGTAAAAAACGAGATTTGA